Proteins found in one Gopherus flavomarginatus isolate rGopFla2 chromosome 18, rGopFla2.mat.asm, whole genome shotgun sequence genomic segment:
- the LOC127036759 gene encoding leukocyte immunoglobulin-like receptor subfamily A member 6: MGVALGGAVTIQCWSWYQNMRFLLYKDGNPNVLQDVEPAGDVTQFPIHNVSRRDAGIYSCYYRSKSDPLIWSYPSDPVELVVAELPAPGPSISVRPSGMIALGGAVTIRCQCQCEARRLFLYKDGIEIRELNDVGDRGEFTIPIARREDSGVYSCRSRSRSEPPNWSDPSDYMQIVVAELRYPKPSISLRPSAGVTLGGAVTVQCRGRHQNMRFLLHKFGNPNVLQDVVLAGNVAEFLIRNVSRRDAGSYRCYYRSKSDPPVWSEPSDPVELVIAEGTNSDGPQEPHPPPTEPAGEAAPPRHLDVTHANITRLVLSAMVLLVLGLILAEAYYSLS, translated from the exons ATGGGGGTCGCCCTGGGGGGAGCCGTGACCATCCAGTGTTGGAGTTGGTACCAGAACATGAGATTCCTTCTGTACAAAGATGGAAACCCGAACGTGCTGCAGGACGTGGAGCCGGCTGGGgatgtgactcagtttcccatccaCAATGTGAGCCGGAGGGACGCAGGGATCTACAGCTGCTATTATCGCTCCAAATCAGACCCGCTCATCTGGTCGTACCCCAGCGACCCCGTGGAGCTGGTGGTAGCAG AGCTCCCTGCTCCCGGACCCTCCATCTCCGTCAGACCCAGCGGGATGATCGCCCTGGGGGGAGCCGTCACCATCCGCTGCCAGTGTCAGTGCGAGGCCAGGAGGCTATTTCTGTACAAAGATGGAATCGAAATCCGGGAGCTGAATGAtgttggggacaggggtgaaTTCACCATCCCCATAGCCAGACGGGAAGACTCAGGGGTCTACAGCTGCCGATCTCGCTCCAGATCGGAGCCACCCAACTGGTCAGATCCCAGTGATTACATGCAGATTGTTGTAGCAG AGCTCAGATACCCCAAACCCTCCATCTCCCTGCGCCCCAGCGCGGGAGTCACCCTGGGGGGAGCTGTGACCGTCCAGTGTCGGGGTCGGCACCAGAACATGAGGTTCCTTCTGCACAAATTTGGAAACCCGAACGTGTTGCAGGACGTGGTCCTGGCTGGGAATGTGGCTGAGTTTCTCATTCGCAACGTGAGCCGGAGAGATGCAGGGAGCTACCGCTGCTATTATCGCTCCAAATCTGACCCGCCCGTCTGGTCGGAGCCCAGCGACCCCGTGGAGCTCGTGATAGCCG AGGGAACCAACTCAGATGGGCCCCAGGAGCCGCATCCACCCCCGACGGAGCCGGCAGGAGAAG CAGCCCCCCCCAGGCACCTGGATGTCACCCACGCCAACATCACCCGCCTGGTGCTGAGCGCCATGGTCCTGCTCGTCCTGGGGCTGATCCTGGCCGAGGCCTATTACAGCCTGTCATGA